AATTGCACAGTATGACCAGTGACACAGATCCTTCCTCCAATAATGATCGAAGTCTCATGAAAAGGTTTTAAACTGCTCTTTGAAAACTGTACAAGTAAATgtgcaagaaataattttctctttcactaCAATAACCTAAAGATTGATGTTACTTCATCCACACAAATATAAGCAAATCATGTCTGTTCAAGATCAAATTCTACTTGCTACAAGTGTCAGCTGTTGGTATAGTTTTAACTCCAGTGCAAAAGTACCCTGGTTATAGCAACAATTTTGAAGAGTCACCTTTAAAACGCAACTTCAGCAGATTCATGCTGTCCAGGCTGGTTTTGTCCTTACACAGAAACACTCCCATACAGAGTAagccatgggaaaaaaagactacttAGCTTTTGCATCCAATTCAGAAAATCTGATTAGGCTTTAAGTCTTCATCATTGTTCGGCTTCTAAGAATAAAACCGTACCGCCACTAAAAATACAGTGGTTTGCTGACAAACCGATTCTAACAACAGGGTGGACAGGCAAGTTAGGTAATTTGCCAAGAGGTCCAGTGATTACTTATAACCTTGCACCGAAGCCCTAaaagattttctgctttaataagAGTCCTCAGTTCAGAGACTGGTTaagtttcttattttaaatacaggcaGCACTGCAAGTGATTGTAAAAGCTTAAGTTCCCAATAGGACTTCACATACTTCTGTGAGGATCTTctaacttaaaatatttaaatccttATTCCTCTTTACTACCATGAACTGAAGGATCCTTACCACAAAAGAAACCCGGGCTCTGTTTTCCCACTGAGTATATAGCTAACTTATTGTCcaaatacagcattttcacTGTTGCTGTGGTGGGAGTCAGAAGAGAAACACTATTGGCTCTGGCTCACAACTCCTCAACATACTACTTTTTTCCCTACTCTGCAGGActcttttcaagaaaatttgCACTACACCAAATTCTCAATAAAAGACTAGCTTGGTCTTCCAGATATACTTGAAAGCAGTAACATTTAGCATTaaagtttacattaaaatatctCACAAAGCCAGGTTTACTAACCTCTAGAACCCCTGCTACCTCCATCAAAGGGATCAGTTCCGTCTTAACACAGTATGTCAGCTGCTTGGTAAGTTCTGTCAGCAAGGCTTTATAAACCCAGAATTCTTCCAATTCCTGCAGAGACAAAGATGACTAGAATCAGATCCTACGCTCTGTATTTGAAGGGTATGGCTGATAAGAGTTCTGCTATGGCAACAAGCATATATTTGTCTTTTAGACAGGGGAAGCACTATTGTTTCTAGTTATCCTTTCAGCTGGTTGCAGAGTTGTATTCAGCACTCTTCAGCTGAACATCCCAAAGGTGGGGCAGTTCTAAGGATAAGCAATGCATTatttcaatacagaaaaaaaaaccccaaacccaagccAAGTCAGCTCTTTTCCCAAGATGACACTGCACAACCAGATAGCCTGATTTCCAACAGAAAGGTAAAATTGGCAATTATTTCACCAGTCGCACTGACACTGATTAAATGCTCtgtatttgtatattttcaCGGTCTCACAGCATACAGGTTACTTTAGCTATAGCGAGTATCACTGTACAAGTATGCttttctgaacaggaaaaataattttgaaaggtgaaaaagaagtatttcaccTTTTCTATGCAAAACACCACCTGTGTTTTGTTataatcaaagcaaaaaaacgTCCAGATTTTGCAAAACCAATCCCAATGATTTTACTGGAATTCATTTAACACACTACCTCACAGAAGTGTAGAACACAGGAGGCGAATGAGGCAGCAGAATTAAGGAGATTTTGCACGTATCCTCGGGACATATTAAATTTCTCTGAAACACTCCATATATTTGTCTCTTTCAGTAGGGTATAAAGGACAAATGACAGATAAAGCCTGTTTGCCACAGTACTGTCTACATTCTAggaataaagcaaattaaaattcaaagtcAATATCACATTCAAGATACTGCTAGCACTACAGTCCTTCAGATCTCTAAAACATGTCTATTATACCTAAAGACATTAAACaacattaaagaaaaccaaTCAATGAGGTTAAAAGAACTTTAGTAAGTAGAACAGTAATAATCTCGAATTTGTAAATAATCAATTGAAATGACTGAACTGTCATCTTAGGTATGAGAAATCTCCAGCCTACCTTTTTGACGGCTTGACCAGAAGCcttttttgtaataaaacttTCAGGTACTCCCAAAATATCTGCTACTTTTTGCTCTGCTGCACTGAGCTGGCTGAACTAAAGTAAAAATTTATAAAGAactttcagatatttattttaatattatagaAAACACAAATCTGTTACTCAAAATGAAACAGTGTTTTTCAATATCTCTATGCAGTACTTTGTCACTAGGCTAGTTACTAGACAGTCAGatctgcagcttctctgcctACTTGTTTATCTGTAACTGTCCATCTCCGAATGccacattttaagaaaatatagaTTTTAGCACTACCTGTACTTTACAACACTTCATAGAAAAGAGTAGTTGCACAGAGCATGGACTGTGCTGCTAAGTCTGACAAAAGCATAGTAATCTGTAGGAAGGTATTGGTCACAGTGTAATAGTTGCAGTCATGGCTGGTGTTAATCATTAGATATAAAACACATTAAGACTTAATATCCTCTAGTGGATTTTGCTTCCTAAACTACAGATTAAATCAGCAAGCATCCGAAGCTAAATATGTCTATTGATTAATTTAACAGTGGCTTTCTTGCAAGACTATGTGGTTACATATAACTAGTTTATAGGAAAGTCTTGTCTGAGATTAACCAGACTCTGATGACAGCAACACTAGCACCAAGGTTAGAGTCAGGATTTGGAGTGCTGGCAACTCAAGAGAAGTGTTTCACATCACTGTTTCCCCCAAACAGGGTCAAACACTATAAATGCGAAAGAGAACTCTAGATTTTTATGCAGTTCAGGAAAACACTTCTGCCCTGGTACTAAAATAAAGTAGCATATCTTAACTTTCATCAAGCTGTTACCTACTGTCTAAACTTCCTATGTGTACAAACTTACTTAAAATCTAATAAGCAGAATTACTACATGCCCCAATGCATGTTTGCTAGTAAATTCTCACCTGTCTCAAATATATCATCCAGTCCGGGTTACAGCTAAAAGTCAGATCATATGGAGTTGTCAGATACAGAAGATGAAGACTGCTCTCAAGAACCAGCCCTTCCAAACCTTTCTTCAATTCTCTATAAAGAAGATTGCAGTATGCCAAGTCTATAGATCCTATAATAAGCACACAACGTATTGCAATTTTAAACAGGCATACAGAGTTAAGTGCAACAGACTTTAACATAGAATCAATATTTCCTTTATCTTCCATCAAAGCTAGTTATACTGtatgaactgaagaaaaataaatgtaacttGAATAATTACTCTAACACGAGCAGTTAAACGGAGCTGAGGAAAGGCAGTCTgttctgtgtgtggttttgtaaTGTTTGTGAATTGCCTTGGCTTTAATGAAATCCTGGAACAATCTCGTAGACTGAAGGAATCTTTCAGAGATTCATCCTATTCCAACTGCATCCCACACCCCTTATCTTTTTGCGTATATCAGAACTTTCTGATATACTCCCTATTGCAATTGGTCTACATGTCATATACTTCCTTCTCTCAAGCTTCCCTCTAGGTCAAGAAATCCCCAACACAAATCTTTCCATCTTTTAGGGGTACAGTTCTGGTTTTACTTCCATTGCGACCACTGTTATGACACTTCATTCCTATCATGTTCAGTCGTGCACTACTTGTGCTAGACCGAAAATGGGGATGAACGTAATTTAGTAAATCAAAACTGTCTCTCTAcaacttatttttcattgtagTTTCAGACAAGATGGGAAAGCATATCAAATTGAGATAAGGCTGAGATGAAAGGTTTTGTTGAAATAGATTataacaagaataaaaaaaaagaagtcttacCTTTATATGTAGCTCTACCCAACGGTGTGATTGTTAACGTATATTTGGAATTGCGGTTCTTCCCAGACATTCTTCCTTCCAGGAGTCCTTTTTCTATTAGGTGTTCTAGTCCATCTTTAATTACCTCTGAGAGGCTCTTCTCTTTAGATAGCAGATGCTGCTGAACACCCAGCAAGGTACTGCACATAAAAGTGTTGACTTCCTCACGGGTAACTGCTATCTGCATCAGTTTTGTAAGCAATTAGCATCTTTAAAGTGGTCATTTCACATATTTCATAAGCTATATGAAAAAATTTACAGAATGGAGCAGCAGTTTGATATCCTGTTCATGTGTTTCTACAGAAATAGATGACAACAGAACAATAGACAGTCTATGATGGATCTAATGAGACTGGTCTCCATCTATTCCACTATTCTAGCTACTGCGTGTTAATTTGTTTCCACTGTTTCTGTTGGTATTTTGAATCTAGtatcagaaatggaaacattatTAGTACTGTAATGAACCATAAGGTAGATATAATTTTGGCTTTTACACATAAGGAAATCGTCATGTTACATGATTACTTGGTAACGGAGTTAAATTAAAAGACTAATCAAATCCTTGTCCTTATTTGATCAGAAGCTGTTCTGAACTTGTAAGGCCATCTGTTTTAgaagtctgggtttttttctatagaaTCAATAGAGaagcttttccttccattccCAAGCACTTAAGTTACTCACAGAGAAGAGTCAACCAATACCTTCAGTCCAACCAAAGACAACAACAGGCTGTGCATTCCCTTGGTCAACTCCAGCAGAAGATTGCTGTAACAGTTCTCCAAAGGACTGTTAACTAAACGCTGAGCCTATAAAGAGCAAGAAACATACTAGTTCAGGGAAAATACTTAttcattagttttaaaaaaaatatttttaagatagTGATATGCATGGCTCAGCTTTATAAAGGAAGTAAGCGCAGACATCTGAAGTTCACAGTTCACatatgaaaaaacccacataaatgTAGTTTATAGGTATTACTATATAAGTCAAATATTTGCAATGTTAAGTGAACAAAAATTAAGACAGGCAGCTCTTCCCGTTTGTACCAGTAGATTAATCCAACAATTTAAATTACCAACAGCTTTGTAAAAATTACCAagtgtttgtctttttcttgcACTATGAGAATACTTTCTCCAGCACTGTCAATACCAGCTCGACCAGCTCTGCCAATCATTTGTTTATATTGGTTCTTCTTCAGGAAGTCATTAGCAACATAAGGAGCTCTGAGAATAACCCTGTAAAGAAATCTTCAGTAACTTATGCTGCACATTAGAATTATTAAAGTAGcaataaaattttacaaatgcattcTTTATATATGCTCCTTGCTCAGCAactaataaaaatcaaatgcacCTGTTTGAACAGCTGTGTAAATCAACACAATTTACAATTTAAGGCTTATTGAATGATAAGCCATGTTTATTATGTTTAGCAGAACCTTTGGAACTCGTCTTTAGATCTATTCAAAGGCTTGAgtttaagagagaaaattacTGAGATATAAACTCTACTAAGCAACACTGACCATATATCAGCTATATGCTAGAAAGACAACACTTGTCtgtatgaatttttttctcccctcagaCACATTATTCCAACATACACGCACACAAAACTGGATTCTTGGCAAACAGTTGTTGGCCATACACAGTACAGAAGCCATGTATCATCAGCACTTGTATAAGAAAAGATAACACATTTTTGCGTTAAAACACATTCAAAATCATTTCCTTAGAAAcgatttattttacaatttaaacATTGTTCTTAGGACCACATGTAAAGAAACCACcatgaattccttgtttttctAGATAACATTACTAAAATACTGAAGCGTTTCCTTAATCCATTTAAGTAAGTATTCTTCAGTTATGCATTCTAAGGGACTTGCTACAGATTGATATTTCCTATGTAACAATGTTGCACTCTTGTCCCGAGTTGAACACAAAACCCCTTACACTTCCAATTTGCtagtaaaagcagaaacataCTTTAAACAGCACCGACGTTTCCAAGTTgtcaaagcaatttttttcacaaagcaaaCATCAATGTAACAATGAAATATGTTCCAGTTACTAACCTTCTAGCTGGCAGGTTGACTCCAGCAGCTAAAGTAGCTGTGCAAGCAAGTAGACACAGGACACCCGCAGAATATGCTTCCTCTACACTTTTCCTTTCATCATTTGTCAGGCCGCTATGGTGATAGGCAATGCCGTAAGGGATCGTTTGCTTCAGAACAGAACAGATACTTCCATTTCCAATGTTCTTGAGGTGTTTGATGAgatcttgtttctctttctccctgtgAGCTCTAAATTCTCTAGGAGGAAAAGTGTTTCTTCAGACTTTGATCaatcattaattattttaaaaaaatatcaagacaTGCTTACTGTCTATTTCTGTTCATTATCCATTCCTCTAATGTAGGTTAGAGAAACAGTTATTTCTAGTAACTTTAAAACAGCAATACACAGGAGACTGATTAAGTTGCAACAGAACTCTTCTTGTTTGTAAGCGCAGGTACAGAAAGGACCAAATACTGACTGGGTGTGGGTATTGAGcacactgaagaacagaaataggGACAGTATCAGCTTATAGTGAAGATTATAGATACATCAAAAATGGTTTCAATTTTGATAGCAAGGGAGgagttttgtttaatttcttcctaCACAAAATGTAACTTGCTAGACCATTATGAGTTGATCAAACCACATTTAAATGAAACCAAACTTAAGTCTTACTTCCTTTAATTAACAAAGCCTGGTTTACATTGTAAAACTTACATTCACAAAGTAGGTATGGAACAGAGATAATCAACTAGTAACACATGATCAAATACCAGGCTATAGAGAAGAATGTTTGTCTCCTAAGCTTGCAGAGACCAGTGCCAAAGGGACACAAGGTTAGCTTAATTTAgtaagcttttccttttttcttcattattagTCCTCAAAtaaccatttttttcaaatagtttgtttaaaaaaaatatttttttttctaaaacatttgtttaatgAGCCTTGAGCAGTTTGCCATCCTTTATGCAGTCAGGAACTCCACATGATCCCATATTAAAAGTACTTACATCTGATAACCAAGGAAAATCACTTGTAAACTAGTGAAGACAATTCCTAACTTCTGACCAATTATTCCATATACAACTAAAAAGTCACGACACACTTACTTCTTGAGGTACTTGCACACCATTGAAGCCACATTCTCACAGTTCTTTTTAGTGGGACAAAAGATCAGGCAGGAATATTTAGGAATAACTTCAGTAACCAGTGCAACGATGTGATCAGgatctgctttctgcagattACTAGAATACTATCACAGATTGACAAacatttaaacacagaaattaattcagaaacCAAGTATTCAATACCTGTTCTCAACCTTCACTAGAACACTCCCACTTGCTTTAATGTGACAATTGTAAGAAGTTGTAGAAGAAGTTTTTCTCCTAATCCTCACTTGAAAGTTTAAGACATCTTTAACTGAGGGATAAACGGATGCAAGAATTGAAtgctttgcttcttcctcttaATACTACAATTTCTTTACAGCAACACCATAGTGATGTTACTTGTGCTACTGCCAGCCTACCATAACAcacactgttatttttaaaggttgaAATGAATCCTTACAAGGCAGTAATAAACtgacaaaaatcaaaaagaGATGTCGTCTTTTGGTATCATCTAAGAGTGATCAACTATTGAGGAAATTTATCCCAAACCATAAAGCATTGTTTATCTGGAACACTCAAACTCATTGCTCTTCACATgtcaaaatactgaagaaatctTTTAATGAGCTGTAAAgtagtgaaaaataaagttgaGTGCTCATTATTTTAACAGCCTTTTCCCTCCCCAAAGCCTACTATTTTCTGTCTCGTAAGTATTACAAATGAATGACCATGTTTAAGTAATTTCTTCAGTAAAAGTTCTGTAAACAAATCAgtgtaaaaaataatacatttcatAGTTTCTTTGAATTAGTTATAAGCACTTCAGTCTTACCTTGAAATTAAGGAAACGCGAAAAAGTAAAGccactttctgttttgctgtcagTTGCATAAACTGTGCCTCCTATCTTTACATATTCCTTTAATTCTACCTAGGAAGACATAAGCCATAAACAAAAACTTTAGTTGAATTACCAAACCTTCTCTAAAGATTAAGCTATTACTGATGTACAGctcatgtttttttttaagcatcgCATTTCATATACATACTTCCATGTAGACAAGCACAGACTCTACTccagtaagattttttttttttaagtgaatttgttttaattatctGACTTGAGAAAATGTCTAATTTTAACAAAGAATGACAAATATTATATCCCATGGACTATCCATAAACCATTGTCATGACATCATTCAAGTACCAGTAGTACAGATTCTAGTTATATCAAATGAACTGCAATGATTTATCACAGTAGCTGTAATTTAGAAATTGATTTAGATAAAATGACACAAATGGCTTAACACAACAATATAAAGGTACCTGCATTTGTGCATAGTGTTATTTATTGTACTGGTACAATTGCCAACAGTAGCAGGCATCATATTACACTACAGCatgaaattaaacacaaaagcTGCAATACAATCCTGAACAGATTTGCTATAGTTTTAAAGCCAAATATCTTCTTTACTAATTGATGGTATTTTTGCATACAGACCGGTCTAAAATTATTAGTATAGTACTCCGCTTGCAGGAACTTCTGCAGGTCTCCAACATTATTTAAAGTTGCACTCATGCCAATGATCTGcgtgttttctgtaaaacagaaactgaCATGAATTTATTGCCATGTTCACAATTTTTAACACTTCTGCTCAGTATCTAATTTATAAGCCTCCATCattaatctttttaaatacCAAAGTACCAGGTTTGAAGGGGGATATAGCTAAGAAATATTACCCGAGatgtaaacataaaaaaaggaatCCTCCTCTATGGAAGCATTTAATTGGAGAAGTAGTATCAAAAAAGCTTCAAAAGCATCCAGCCCATCATTACAGGGTCAACTGATTAAGACTTAAACAAGTAAACACTGTTACTGCATGGAGTCATACcatgcttttcaaaagcagccagAACACCACAAATCCAGAAAGCTAAAGTAGGGCTTCTCCCTAGAGATGCtgtcacaaaaatattttaataacattaagTGTAGCCATGACTTACTACTACTGTAAAGAATTTTTGCAAGAGTAATTTCCAGCATTGCTCCACGGCTTCCCTCACCCAGCATATGCAACtgtgcaaagaaaggaaaaagaaaatgcaagaatatTACTAAGTTTAGAATACTTctacaaaacaaatcaaattatGTAGTCCTAAACAAATATTACAGGAATGTGGTTTTTGAGCTTCTTCATGACACCCCTCTGGTAAATTTTGACTGCTAAGCTCTTCCAGAGGTACAGCCTCACTGAAATAACACTTGAGAGCCACAGAAAAACAGACCCAAAAGCAAACATAGATAACAAGATCTACCTTCCATTTAACTAGACCATAACTGATATAAACAGTTAACTCCTGACAGTAAACAGTGCGGAGATCTTTGTAGCAACCAGTATAAAGTGATTTTGATTGTAAACAGTGTTAAGCAACACTTACAGGGCAAGTTAACATCAAAAATTTTGTAGCAGCCAGctactttcagaaaaaatagaagttaGCTCTTAAGCTGCCTTGTGTTTAGAAGCTATTAGGCTAAAGTAAGGCCAGTCAGCCTGAATCATTCcataaattaaacatttctgttagATGTAACACATTGTGATTCAACCCCACAAACAACCCTTAGAAGCACAACTCAGCCACACTACTAAAAAGGAGACTAAAGGGCAATTGTCACAGTTAAATGTaacttggttttggtttggtttttttttgatgttcCATTTAGTGATTATTAACACCAGAGGCAAAGTATTAAGGCTTCACATTTAGGAGTTCAGTTCTGGGATTCATAAATACATTCAGTatgattaaaattaattctttttttttctaatccatTAAAGATGTCTAATTGACAAGCAGTTACTAAGTAATGCAACACCAACCACTAACACAGTAGATCTCTCAAAATAGAATCTATTGTCCTGATATAGCAGCAAATGcttcagttaaagaaaaatgatttaagTATTACGAAATTATGtatcaatacagaaaaaacttTAGTAATAATTTGATAAGTacacaaaacccccaagtaATCAAAAAACTGCTCTTTGCTAATAACTGCatattgtaaatataaaaaaattgcatattataaatatgaataaatcTTGTAGCATACCTCATCTACTACAACCAGACCAAGGTCATCAATTCTCTCTGTTTCAATTAAAGAATTCACTAGACCATGTCCTTTTTCTATAGTAGCAATATAAAGAGACCTTTTTATTCTCCTCTTGATGGGTGGAAATCTTCCTTTACTTCCTGCATATTCTTCAACCAGGAAACCCAATTCTATCCCAAAACTTGATAACCCCCTAACCTGTAAAAACCCAAAGATCAATTAGAGAACAAACTCACACTCCTTTCAGATTTCAGACCTGCCTCAAGAACTCAACCAACACAAATCACAATGAACTGGCTGAAATCCTGAAAACACACGAGCTACGATTACCTT
The Falco rusticolus isolate bFalRus1 chromosome 1, bFalRus1.pri, whole genome shotgun sequence genome window above contains:
- the HELQ gene encoding helicase POLQ-like isoform X4 — encoded protein: MFGDYDSFYGNDSLLAQIDDTEHEHLQDKNKDIKADGELILGNLQSGIYQEKDNFSTSENMVILKADKEDAFEMNRNDLLDSNQEPTESISDDLPSSQLLYFAKLNELSSGSRTSPLSERKRKCKKSSDKIRSPLSFYPDDEHRNRPTDLSSHSNCALFKTDSLKDNLKSAMTGNAKAQTLQVSKTKQLKEAVLSEEICVARKTIESSSVDIGPFYGLPSKVKDLFRQFRGIETLYEWQHDCLMLESLQQRKNLIYSLPTSGGKTLVAEIIILQELLCRRKDVLMILPYVAIVQEKVRGLSSFGIELGFLVEEYAGSKGRFPPIKRRIKRSLYIATIEKGHGLVNSLIETERIDDLGLVVVDELHMLGEGSRGAMLEITLAKILYSSKNTQIIGMSATLNNVGDLQKFLQAEYYTNNFRPVELKEYVKIGGTVYATDSKTESGFTFSRFLNFKYSSNLQKADPDHIVALVTEVIPKYSCLIFCPTKKNCENVASMVCKYLKKEFRAHREKEKQDLIKHLKNIGNGSICSVLKQTIPYGIAYHHSGLTNDERKSVEEAYSAGVLCLLACTATLAAGVNLPARRVILRAPYVANDFLKKNQYKQMIGRAGRAGIDSAGESILIVQEKDKHLAQRLVNSPLENCYSNLLLELTKGMHSLLLSLVGLKIAVTREEVNTFMCSTLLGVQQHLLSKEKSLSEVIKDGLEHLIEKGLLEGRMSGKNRNSKYTLTITPLGRATYKGSIDLAYCNLLYRELKKGLEGLVLESSLHLLYLTTPYDLTFSCNPDWMIYLRQFSQLSAAEQKVADILGVPESFITKKASGQAVKKNVDSTVANRLYLSFVLYTLLKETNIWSVSEKFNMSRGYVQNLLNSAASFASCVLHFCEELEEFWVYKALLTELTKQLTYCVKTELIPLMEVAGVLEARAKQLYNAGYKTLAHLANANPETLVRMIEHLSRRQARQIVSSAKMLLSEKAEALQEEVEELLKVPTDIPGT
- the HELQ gene encoding helicase POLQ-like isoform X3 — encoded protein: MAEPGPAVRRKSCPGSVRKRRQALVPCSTVCSPVACKKLSSGGEGPAAEATCSNDSEEDMFGDYDSFYGNDSLLAQIDDTEHEHLQDKNKDIKADGELILGNLQSGIYQEKDNFSTSENMVILKADKEDAFEMNRNDLLDSNQEPTESISDDLPSSQLLYFAKLNELSSGSRTSPLSERKRKCKKSSDKIRSPLSFYPDDEHRNRPTDLSSHSNCALFKTDSLKDNLKSAMTGNAKAQTLQVSKTKQLKEAVLSEEICVARKTIESSSVDIGPFYGLPSKVKDLFRQFRGIETLYEWQHDCLMLESLQQRKNLIYSLPTSGGKTLVAEIIILQELLCRRKDVLMILPYVAIVQEKVRGLSSFGIELGFLVEEYAGSKGRFPPIKRRIKRSLYIATIEKGHGLVNSLIETERIDDLGLVVVDELHMLGEGSRGAMLEITLAKILYSSKNTQIIGMSATLNNVGDLQKFLQAEYYTNNFRPVELKEYVKIGGTVYATDSKTESGFTFSRFLNFKYSSNLQKADPDHIVALVTEVIPKYSCLIFCPTKKNCENVASMVCKYLKKEFRAHREKEKQDLIKHLKNIGNGSICSVLKQTIPYGIAYHHSGLTNDERKSVEEAYSAGVLCLLACTATLAAGVNLPARRVILRAPYVANDFLKKNQYKQMIGRAGRAGIDSAGESILIVQEKDKHLAQRLVNSPLENCYSNLLLELTKGMHSLLLSLVGLKIAVTREEVNTFMCSTLLGVQQHLLSKEKSLSEVIKDGLEHLIEKGLLEGRMSGKNRNSKYTLTITPLGRATYKGSIDLAYCNLLYRELKKGLEGLVLESSLHLLYLTTPYDLTFSCNPDWMIYLRQFSQLSAAEQKVADILGVPESFITKKASGQAVKKELEEFWVYKALLTELTKQLTYCVKTELIPLMEVAGVLEARAKQLYNAGYKTLAHLANANPETLVRMIEHLSRRQARQIVSSAKMLLSEKAEALQEEVEELLKVPTDIPGT
- the HELQ gene encoding helicase POLQ-like isoform X5, whose product is MAEPGPAVRRKSCPGSVRKRRQALVPCSTVCSPVACKKLSSGGEGPAAEATCSNDSEEDMFGDYDSFYGNDSLLAQIDDTEHEHLQDKNKDIKADGELILGNLQSGIYQEKDNFSTSENMVILKADKEDAFEMNRNDLLDSNQEPTESISDDLPSSQLLYFAKLNELSSGSRTSPLSERKRKCKKSSDKIRSPLSFYPDDEHRNRPTDLSSHSNCALFKTDSLKDNLKSAMTGNAKAQTLQVSKTKQLKEAVLSEEICVARKTIESSSVDIGPFYGLPSKVKDLFRQFRGIETLYEWQHDCLMLESLQQRKNLIYSLPTSGGKTLVAEIIILQELLCRRKDVLMILPYVAIVQEKLHMLGEGSRGAMLEITLAKILYSSKNTQIIGMSATLNNVGDLQKFLQAEYYTNNFRPVELKEYVKIGGTVYATDSKTESGFTFSRFLNFKYSSNLQKADPDHIVALVTEVIPKYSCLIFCPTKKNCENVASMVCKYLKKEFRAHREKEKQDLIKHLKNIGNGSICSVLKQTIPYGIAYHHSGLTNDERKSVEEAYSAGVLCLLACTATLAAGVNLPARRVILRAPYVANDFLKKNQYKQMIGRAGRAGIDSAGESILIVQEKDKHLAQRLVNSPLENCYSNLLLELTKGMHSLLLSLVGLKIAVTREEVNTFMCSTLLGVQQHLLSKEKSLSEVIKDGLEHLIEKGLLEGRMSGKNRNSKYTLTITPLGRATYKGSIDLAYCNLLYRELKKGLEGLVLESSLHLLYLTTPYDLTFSCNPDWMIYLRQFSQLSAAEQKVADILGVPESFITKKASGQAVKKNVDSTVANRLYLSFVLYTLLKETNIWSVSEKFNMSRGYVQNLLNSAASFASCVLHFCEELEEFWVYKALLTELTKQLTYCVKTELIPLMEVAGVLEARAKQLYNAGYKTLAHLANANPETLVRMIEHLSRRQARQIVSSAKMLLSEKAEALQEEVEELLKVPTDIPGT
- the HELQ gene encoding helicase POLQ-like isoform X2; this encodes MAEPGPAVRRKSCPGSVRKRRQALVPCSTVCSPVACKKLSSGGEGPAAEATCSNDSEEDMFGDYDSFYGNDSLLAQIDDTEHEHLQDKNKDIKADGELILGNLQSGIYQEKDNFSTSENMVILKADKEDAFEMNRNDLLDSNQEPTESISDDLPSSQLLYFAKLNELSSGSRTSPLSERKRKCKKSSDKIRSPLSFYPDDEHRNRPTDLSSHSNCALFKTDSLKDNLKSAMTGNAKAQTLQVSKTKQLKEAVLSEEICVARKTIESSSVDIGPFYGLPSKVKDLFRQFRGIETLYEWQHDCLMLESLQQRKNLIYSLPTSGGKTLVAEIIILQELLCRRKDVLMILPYVAIVQEKVRGLSSFGIELGFLVEEYAGSKGRFPPIKRRIKRSLYIATIEKGHGLVNSLIETERIDDLGLVVVDELHMLGEGSRGAMLEITLAKILYSSKNTQIIGMSATLNNVGDLQKFLQAEYYTNNFRPVELKEYVKIGGTVYATDSKTESGFTFSRFLNFKYSSNLQKADPDHIVALVTEVIPKYSCLIFCPTKKNCENVASMVCKYLKKEFRAHREKEKQDLIKHLKNIGNGSICSVLKQTIPYGIAYHHSGLTNDERKSVEEAYSAGVLCLLACTATLAAGVNLPARRVILRAPYVANDFLKKNQYKQMIGRAGRAGIDSAGESILIVQEKDKHLAQRLVNSPLENCYSNLLLELTKGMHSLLLSLVGLKIAVTREEVNTFMCSTLLGVQQHLLSKEKSLSEVIKDGLEHLIEKGLLEGRMSGKNRNSKYTLTITPLGRATYKGSIDLAYCNLLYRELKKGLEGLVLESSLHLLYLTTPYDLTFSCNPDWMIYLRQNVDSTVANRLYLSFVLYTLLKETNIWSVSEKFNMSRGYVQNLLNSAASFASCVLHFCEELEEFWVYKALLTELTKQLTYCVKTELIPLMEVAGVLEARAKQLYNAGYKTLAHLANANPETLVRMIEHLSRRQARQIVSSAKMLLSEKAEALQEEVEELLKVPTDIPGT